From the Peromyscus leucopus breed LL Stock chromosome 8b, UCI_PerLeu_2.1, whole genome shotgun sequence genome, one window contains:
- the Tmem107 gene encoding transmembrane protein 107 isoform X2, protein MGRITGLVPSRFLTLLAHLVVVMTLFWSRESNIQACLPLQFTPEEYEKQDVQLVTALCLTLGLFAVELAGFLSGVSMFNSTQSLLCILSACPASAQASSPSHRSLHKSLPRGQSQSL, encoded by the exons ATGGGCCGGATCACCGGGCTCGTGCCCTCGCGGTTCCTGACGCTCTTGGCTCATCTGGTGGTTGTCATGACGCTCTTCTGGTCCCGG GAAAGCAACATCCAGGCTTGCCTGCCTCTCCAGTTCACCCCCGAGGAATACGAGAAGCAGGACGTCCA GCTGGTGACCGCGCTCTGCCTCACCCTGGGCCTCTTCGCGGTGGAGCTGGCCGGCTTCCTCTCCGGAGTTTCCATGTTCAACAGCACCCAGAGCCTCCTCTGTATCCTTTCGGCCTGCCCAGCGTCCGCACAGGCCTCATCTCCAAGTCACCGTTCTTTGCACAAGTCTCTGCCCAGGGGGCAAAGCCAATCTCTCTAG
- the Tmem107 gene encoding transmembrane protein 107 isoform X1 encodes MGRITGLVPSRFLTLLAHLVVVMTLFWSRESNIQACLPLQFTPEEYEKQDVQLVTALCLTLGLFAVELAGFLSGVSMFNSTQSLLSIAAHCSASVALSFFIFERWECTTYWYIFAVCSAFPALTETALFIAVFGLKKKPF; translated from the exons ATGGGCCGGATCACCGGGCTCGTGCCCTCGCGGTTCCTGACGCTCTTGGCTCATCTGGTGGTTGTCATGACGCTCTTCTGGTCCCGG GAAAGCAACATCCAGGCTTGCCTGCCTCTCCAGTTCACCCCCGAGGAATACGAGAAGCAGGACGTCCA GCTGGTGACCGCGCTCTGCCTCACCCTGGGCCTCTTCGCGGTGGAGCTGGCCGGCTTCCTCTCCGGAGTTTCCATGTTCAACAGCACCCAGAGCCTCCTCT CCATTGCAGCCCACTGTAGCGCGTCCGTGGCCCTCTCCTTCTTCATATTCGAGCGATGGGAATGTACCACATACTGGTACATCTTTGCCGTCTGCAG CGCCTTCCCAGCTCTCACAGAAACAGCATTATTCATCGCTGTCTTTGGGCTGAAAAAGAAACCTTTCTGA
- the Vamp2 gene encoding vesicle-associated membrane protein 2 encodes MSATAATVPPAAPAGEGGPPAPPPNLTSNRRLQQTQAQVDEVVDIMRVNVDKVLERDQKLSELDDRADALQAGASQFETSAAKLKRKYWWKNLKMMIILGVICAIILIIIIVYFST; translated from the exons AT GTCGGCTACCGCTGCCACCGTCCCGCCTGCCGCCCCGGCCGGCGAGGGTGGCCCCCCTGCACCCCCTCCTAATCTTACCAGTAACAGGAGACTGCAGCAGACCCAGGCCCAGGTGGatgag GTGGTGGACATCATGAGGGTGAATGTGGACAAGGTCCTGGAGCGGGACCAGAAGCTATCAGAGCTGGATGATCGTGCAGACGCCCTCCAGGCAGGGGCCTCCCAGTTTGAAACAAGTGCAGCCAAGCTCAAGCGTAAATACTGGTGGAAAAACCTCAAG ATGATGATAATCTTGGGAGTGATTTGCgccatcatcctcatcatcatcatcg TTTACTTCAGCACTTAA